From Topomyia yanbarensis strain Yona2022 chromosome 1, ASM3024719v1, whole genome shotgun sequence, one genomic window encodes:
- the LOC131692473 gene encoding partitioning defective 3 homolog isoform X1 — translation MMKKKTSVFELPPKCPALADKITGIFGWRHTYRVSQKQKGIPHCQQYLHKTYSLNLPRKTNPESWVVVHHLQSQSGILDPDDHISDVADDREEIIASYEDCPGGPDPGVPQGGGDGASGSSVGTGSPDIFRPEPGKYGPESSTPHIEVTSNEQPPGGLGLQVRRGSEPSLHQLGVTDQRSPLYNVSPNAHQDTKRWSAAPVCRIDTDPPERLLSPANGGVPYMAPEWNVLPEEESHDSLPQQFSRSGRLSMQFLGAEAANGYRWIDAAERAAANVAPYNGASANSSFNSKSLPRESKRKEPLGQANASFYESIREKDGEMLLVVNENGGPLGLTAIPDPDNGGLLVQSVEPGGRADRGRVRRGDRILEINNIKLIGLSESSVQEHLKKSLSSPELRLRVIRAAVGAKHKRDNRVSQMIEAEEKPTTTGAKVATVSPTRKIPGAPSGISLQTANTRKPGKRIEISLKKGINGLGFSVTTRDNQAGRQCPIYIKNILSKGAAVEDGRLKPGDRLLEVDGVPMTGKSQSEVVSILRATEYGATVEIVVSRQQELAEVEEREIGCGVESEQKSTPPKPPPPVLPKSSLKHNTRAKSEEILDTHDSGHNVRSMGPKLNPSNQTNGSNSSSGMPAVQKKPLASILKSASTNQVSELFQEQSQQQQQSATTNPAGFQWKNREILTLHIPVHDTEKAGLGVSVKGKTGSGNSSSGSAGSSKHDGDLGIFVKSVLHGGAASRDGRLKMNDQLLSVNGVSLLGQSNAEAMDTLRRAIQTGGSNHPGKIILTVARRIGRPVSTGELLETIDNSNSSDQSGATVIYLSPDKQQQPASGEKQQQQQQHKRYSNPVLDRLTGGQSGSNSNNNLNPSSASGSTSNQRPSPLSSHGLRNESYYMATNDNWSPAANLNGSHAVLIEEDPEPTSPTFHLARPSDENNSTSTPNGDVTYASQLSLDTNPPAADAFSRDAIGRRSMSEKHHAALDARETGTYQRNKKLREERERDKKIGNGVGSGSVESVTQMGRMSSLKAKSDLRAEALDRLGELGPSLGMKKSSSLESLQTMVQEIQMADEPRGPTALRTPRGRGREEILRAAVERPPETQAKKHWLLEDAAPDVDSGGFGSRGSPFQSSLNDGKSKIRHKKNGLFRGIGHMFRFGKHRKDGIAPASDNVPADYTASWGDVPMSNGAVSAQHKTQTLTVKNTSSKAASSNGATSIAGLPNGIGSAGGGSSGGANKDSNKTNTNSIERSASSGVVVSQPPLYQPPPPPPHQNGSTMPTSIHHTDVFNHRYSHYVNYEELQQQISRRHHHYHSQRSARNTPPVELAIHQHQQQLAQHKLKQSRPVSTYYDGGYETIHHNGGGSQRKSSHPSSPSKQQQQQQQHQQQSSWNGTVSSSTSGSLGAGYQNHGSIRSRGPFVTQVQIQNPMPYQ, via the exons ATGATGAAGAAGAAAACCAGCGTGTTCGAGCTGCCACCAAAATGTCCAGCACTGGCGGACAAAATTACCGGCATCTTTGGCTGGCGGCACACGTACCGGGTATCGCAGAAGCAGAAGGGCATTCCCCACTGTCAGCAGTATCTGCACAAGACCTATTCGCTGAATCTGCCCAGGAAGACG AATCCCGAATCGTGGGTCGTAGTGCACCACTTGCAGTCACAATCCGGCATACTAGATCCGGATGATCACATAAGCGATGTAGCCGATGACCGGGAGGAGATAATCGCCAGCTACGAGGACTGTCCCGGTGGACCTGATCCGGGCGTTCCACAGGGTGGAGGAGATGGCGCTAGTGGTAGTTCGGTTGGAACCGGTAGTCCCGACATTTTTCGTCCCGAACCGGGCAAGTACGGTCCGGAAAGCTCAACACCTCACATTGAGGTTACCTCGAACGAACAACCTCCGGGAGGGCTTGGACTGCAAGTCAGACGTGGCAGTGAACCCTCCCTGCATCAGCTGGGCGTAACGGATCAACGAAGTCCGTTGTATAATGTCAGCCCAAATGCACATCAGGACACGAAACGATGGTCGGCAGCTCCAGTCTGCCGAATTGATACGGATCCACCTGAGAGGTTACTGTCACCAGCAAACGGCGGCGTTCCCTATATGGCACCCGAGTGGAATGTGCTGCCAGAGGAAGAATCTCACGATAGTCTACCGCAGCAGTTTTCCCGTTCCGGGAGACTCTCGATGCAGTTCCTCGGAGCCGAAGCCGCGAATGGCTACCGCTGGATCGATGCTGCGGAACGAGCTGCGGCCAACGTTGCCCCGTACAACGGGGCCAGCGCTAACAGTAGCTTCAACTCGAAATCTCTACCGCGGGAATCGAAGCGAAAGGAACCGCTTGGGCAGGCAAATGCCTCCTTCTACGAATCGATACGGGAGAAAGATGG CGAAATGCTCCTGGTGGTGAACGAAAACGGTGGTCCCCTGGGTCTAACGGCGATCCCAGACCCGGACAACGGAGGACTGCTGGTGCAGAGTGTGGAACCGGGCGGGCGGGCCGATCGAGGCCGGGTACGCCGCGGCGATCGCATTCTCGAAATCAACAACATCAAGCTGATAGGTCTCTCGGAGAGTTCCGTTCAGGAACATCTCAAGAAGAGTCTCTCATCGCCGGAGCTAAGGTTAAGGGTGATCCGAGCGGCAGTTGGTGCTAAACACAAGCGGGACAATCGCGTCTCGCAGATGATCGAAGCGGAGGAGAAACCAACGACGACGGGTGCCAAAGTGGCAACGGTTTCGCCAACGAGAAAGATTCCCGGTGCCCCGTCGGGGATCAGTTTGCAGACGGCGAACACAAGAAAGCCCGGCAAACGGATCGAGATTTCACTCAAGAAGGGTATCAATGGGTTGGGATTTTCGGTTACCACCCGGGACAATCAAGCGGGCAGACAGTGTCCGATCTATATCAAAAATATACTGTCGAAAGGTGCCGCCGTCGAGGACGGTAGACTGAAGCCGGGTGATAGACTGCTGGAGGTGGATGGTGTTCCAATGACGGGCAAATCTCAGAGCGAGGTTGTGTCCATTCTTAGGGCAACAGAATATGGGGCGACTGTTGAAATTGTTGTTTCCCGACAGCAGGAACTTGCTGAGGTGGAAGAGAGAGAAATT GGATGTGGAGTGGAGAGCGAACAAAAAAGTACCCCACCCAAGCCACCACCTCCGGTGCTACCCAAATCGTCACTCAAGCATAACACGCGTGCCAAATcagaggaaattctggacacACACGATTCCGGTCACAATGTGCGATCTATGGGTCCTAAGCTAAATCCATCCAATCAAACTAACGGCAGTAATTCATCTTCTGGGATGCCGGCTGTTCAGAAGAAACCCTTGGCGTCGATTCTGAAATCCGCGTCAACTAATCAGGTGTCGGAACTTTTCCAAGAACAATCTCAACAGCAGCAACAGTCTGCTACGACTAATCCGGCCGGGTTCCAGTGGAAGAATCGAGAGATTCTAACGCTACACATTCCGGTACATGATACGGAAAAGGCCGGTCTCGGTGTCAGTGTGAAAGGTAAAACCGGTTCTGGCAATAGTAGCAGTGGTAGCGCTGGAAGTAGTAAACACGATGGCGATTTGGGTATTTTTGTGAAGAGTGTTCTTCATGGTGGTGCTGCCAGTCGAGATGGGAGGCTGAAGATGAACGATCAGTTGCTGAGTGTGAACGGAGTGTCTCTGCTTGGGCAATCAAATGCCGAAGCGATGGATACTCTCCGGCGGGCAATACAGACGG GTGGAAGCAATCATCCGGGAAAGATCATTCTTACTGTGGCCCGTCGAATAGGTCGACCAGTAAGTACCGGTGAGCTGTTGGAAACAATCGATAATTCCAACTCTAGTGATCAATCCGGAGCGACTGTGATCTATCTTAGTCCGGACAAGCAACAGCAACCAGCTTCCGGTGagaagcaacagcagcagcagcagcacaaaCGCTACAGCAACCCGGTACTCGATCGGCTAACCGGTGGTCAATCCGGCAGCAACAGTAACAATAACCTCAATCCCTCAAGTGCCAGCGGCAGTACCAGTAACCAAAGACCCTCGCCACTGTCGAGTCACGGACTGCGCAACGAAAGTTACTACATGGCCACTAACGACAACTGGAGTCCGGCAGCGAATCTCAACGGTAGCCATGCGGTACTGATCGAAGAAGATCCGGAACCGACCTCACC AACCTTCCACTTGGCACGGCCTTCGGACGAAAACAACTCCACGTCCACCCCGAACGGGGACGTCACGTACGCAAGTCAACTTTCACTGGATACTAACCCACCGGCGGCGGATGCATTCAGCAGGGATGCCATCGGAAGGCGCTCTATGTCCGAGAAGCATCACGCCGCCCTGGATGCACGGGAAACTGGAACCTACCAGCGGAATAAGAAACTTCGCGAGGAACGAGAACGTGATAAAAAGATCGGTAATGGAGTTGGATCGGGATCCGTTGAGTCCGTAACTCAGATGGGTCGAATGAGTAGTTTGAAGGCAAAATCGGATCTGCGGGCGGAAGCTTTGGACCGATTGGGAGAGTTGGGCCCTTCGCTTGGTATGAAAAAATCTTCCAGCTTGGAGTCACTGCAAACGATGGTGCAGGAGATTCAAATGGCTGATGAACCACGGGGACCGACGGCGTTGCGAACACCGCGTGGACGTGGGCGGGAGGAGATCTTGAGGGCTGCCGTGGAACGACCACCGGAGACGC aagccAAAAAACATTGGTTGCTGGAAGATGCTGCACCGGATGTTGACTCGGGTGGTTTCGGGTCCCGTGGAAGCCCATTCCAGTCGTCTCTAAATGACGGTAAGAGTAAAATTCGTCACAAGAAAAACGGTCTTTTCCGAGGTATTGGTCACATGTTCCGGTTCGGTAAGCATCGAAAAGATGGAATAGCGCCCGCCAGTGATAACGTCCCGGCCGATTACACTGCTAGCTGGGGTGATGTTCCGATGAGTAACGGTGCGGTCAGCGCTCAGCATAAAACACAAACACTGACAGTGAAGAACACCAGCTCGAAAGCGGCAAGCTCCAATGGGGCAACGTCTATCGCAGGTTTACCCAACGGAATTGGATCCGCAGGCGGTGGTAGCAGCGGTGGTGCTAACAAAGACTCGAACAAGACTAACACAAATTCAATCGAACGATCTGCCAGCTCCGGGGTGGTAGTAAGTCAACCGCCCCTGTATCAACCGCCGCCACCGCCTCCGCACCAGAATGGCAGTACGATGCCAACCTCGATTCACCACACGGACGTGTTCAATCATCGCTATTCGCACTACGTCAACTACGAGGAACTGCAGCAGCAGATAAG TCGGcgtcatcatcattatcattcCCAAAGATCGGCCCGGAATACACCGCCGGTGGAACTTGCCATTCATCAGCACCAGCAGCAGCTAGCCCAGCATAAACTGAAACAATCCCGTCCAGTGTCCACCTACTATGACGGCGGCTATGAAACCATCCACCACAACGGAGGTGGTTCCCAGCGAAAATCCAGCCATCCATCGTCTCCATcgaaacagcaacaacaacaacagcaacaccaACAACAGAGTTCTTGGAACGGTACCGTGTCGTCGTCAACCAGTGGCAGTTTGGGTGCTGGTTATCAAAATCACGGTTCCATACGAAGTCGGGGTCCTTTCGTGACCCAAGTGCAAATTCAAAACCCGATGCCCTATCAGTGA
- the LOC131692473 gene encoding partitioning defective 3 homolog isoform X2, which produces MKVTVCFGSTRFVVPCPPGTTVRKLEQEAIIRYKRKNPESWVVVHHLQSQSGILDPDDHISDVADDREEIIASYEDCPGGPDPGVPQGGGDGASGSSVGTGSPDIFRPEPGKYGPESSTPHIEVTSNEQPPGGLGLQVRRGSEPSLHQLGVTDQRSPLYNVSPNAHQDTKRWSAAPVCRIDTDPPERLLSPANGGVPYMAPEWNVLPEEESHDSLPQQFSRSGRLSMQFLGAEAANGYRWIDAAERAAANVAPYNGASANSSFNSKSLPRESKRKEPLGQANASFYESIREKDGEMLLVVNENGGPLGLTAIPDPDNGGLLVQSVEPGGRADRGRVRRGDRILEINNIKLIGLSESSVQEHLKKSLSSPELRLRVIRAAVGAKHKRDNRVSQMIEAEEKPTTTGAKVATVSPTRKIPGAPSGISLQTANTRKPGKRIEISLKKGINGLGFSVTTRDNQAGRQCPIYIKNILSKGAAVEDGRLKPGDRLLEVDGVPMTGKSQSEVVSILRATEYGATVEIVVSRQQELAEVEEREIGCGVESEQKSTPPKPPPPVLPKSSLKHNTRAKSEEILDTHDSGHNVRSMGPKLNPSNQTNGSNSSSGMPAVQKKPLASILKSASTNQVSELFQEQSQQQQQSATTNPAGFQWKNREILTLHIPVHDTEKAGLGVSVKGKTGSGNSSSGSAGSSKHDGDLGIFVKSVLHGGAASRDGRLKMNDQLLSVNGVSLLGQSNAEAMDTLRRAIQTGGSNHPGKIILTVARRIGRPVSTGELLETIDNSNSSDQSGATVIYLSPDKQQQPASGEKQQQQQQHKRYSNPVLDRLTGGQSGSNSNNNLNPSSASGSTSNQRPSPLSSHGLRNESYYMATNDNWSPAANLNGSHAVLIEEDPEPTSPTFHLARPSDENNSTSTPNGDVTYASQLSLDTNPPAADAFSRDAIGRRSMSEKHHAALDARETGTYQRNKKLREERERDKKIGNGVGSGSVESVTQMGRMSSLKAKSDLRAEALDRLGELGPSLGMKKSSSLESLQTMVQEIQMADEPRGPTALRTPRGRGREEILRAAVERPPETQAKKHWLLEDAAPDVDSGGFGSRGSPFQSSLNDGKSKIRHKKNGLFRGIGHMFRFGKHRKDGIAPASDNVPADYTASWGDVPMSNGAVSAQHKTQTLTVKNTSSKAASSNGATSIAGLPNGIGSAGGGSSGGANKDSNKTNTNSIERSASSGVVVSQPPLYQPPPPPPHQNGSTMPTSIHHTDVFNHRYSHYVNYEELQQQISRRHHHYHSQRSARNTPPVELAIHQHQQQLAQHKLKQSRPVSTYYDGGYETIHHNGGGSQRKSSHPSSPSKQQQQQQQHQQQSSWNGTVSSSTSGSLGAGYQNHGSIRSRGPFVTQVQIQNPMPYQ; this is translated from the exons AATCCCGAATCGTGGGTCGTAGTGCACCACTTGCAGTCACAATCCGGCATACTAGATCCGGATGATCACATAAGCGATGTAGCCGATGACCGGGAGGAGATAATCGCCAGCTACGAGGACTGTCCCGGTGGACCTGATCCGGGCGTTCCACAGGGTGGAGGAGATGGCGCTAGTGGTAGTTCGGTTGGAACCGGTAGTCCCGACATTTTTCGTCCCGAACCGGGCAAGTACGGTCCGGAAAGCTCAACACCTCACATTGAGGTTACCTCGAACGAACAACCTCCGGGAGGGCTTGGACTGCAAGTCAGACGTGGCAGTGAACCCTCCCTGCATCAGCTGGGCGTAACGGATCAACGAAGTCCGTTGTATAATGTCAGCCCAAATGCACATCAGGACACGAAACGATGGTCGGCAGCTCCAGTCTGCCGAATTGATACGGATCCACCTGAGAGGTTACTGTCACCAGCAAACGGCGGCGTTCCCTATATGGCACCCGAGTGGAATGTGCTGCCAGAGGAAGAATCTCACGATAGTCTACCGCAGCAGTTTTCCCGTTCCGGGAGACTCTCGATGCAGTTCCTCGGAGCCGAAGCCGCGAATGGCTACCGCTGGATCGATGCTGCGGAACGAGCTGCGGCCAACGTTGCCCCGTACAACGGGGCCAGCGCTAACAGTAGCTTCAACTCGAAATCTCTACCGCGGGAATCGAAGCGAAAGGAACCGCTTGGGCAGGCAAATGCCTCCTTCTACGAATCGATACGGGAGAAAGATGG CGAAATGCTCCTGGTGGTGAACGAAAACGGTGGTCCCCTGGGTCTAACGGCGATCCCAGACCCGGACAACGGAGGACTGCTGGTGCAGAGTGTGGAACCGGGCGGGCGGGCCGATCGAGGCCGGGTACGCCGCGGCGATCGCATTCTCGAAATCAACAACATCAAGCTGATAGGTCTCTCGGAGAGTTCCGTTCAGGAACATCTCAAGAAGAGTCTCTCATCGCCGGAGCTAAGGTTAAGGGTGATCCGAGCGGCAGTTGGTGCTAAACACAAGCGGGACAATCGCGTCTCGCAGATGATCGAAGCGGAGGAGAAACCAACGACGACGGGTGCCAAAGTGGCAACGGTTTCGCCAACGAGAAAGATTCCCGGTGCCCCGTCGGGGATCAGTTTGCAGACGGCGAACACAAGAAAGCCCGGCAAACGGATCGAGATTTCACTCAAGAAGGGTATCAATGGGTTGGGATTTTCGGTTACCACCCGGGACAATCAAGCGGGCAGACAGTGTCCGATCTATATCAAAAATATACTGTCGAAAGGTGCCGCCGTCGAGGACGGTAGACTGAAGCCGGGTGATAGACTGCTGGAGGTGGATGGTGTTCCAATGACGGGCAAATCTCAGAGCGAGGTTGTGTCCATTCTTAGGGCAACAGAATATGGGGCGACTGTTGAAATTGTTGTTTCCCGACAGCAGGAACTTGCTGAGGTGGAAGAGAGAGAAATT GGATGTGGAGTGGAGAGCGAACAAAAAAGTACCCCACCCAAGCCACCACCTCCGGTGCTACCCAAATCGTCACTCAAGCATAACACGCGTGCCAAATcagaggaaattctggacacACACGATTCCGGTCACAATGTGCGATCTATGGGTCCTAAGCTAAATCCATCCAATCAAACTAACGGCAGTAATTCATCTTCTGGGATGCCGGCTGTTCAGAAGAAACCCTTGGCGTCGATTCTGAAATCCGCGTCAACTAATCAGGTGTCGGAACTTTTCCAAGAACAATCTCAACAGCAGCAACAGTCTGCTACGACTAATCCGGCCGGGTTCCAGTGGAAGAATCGAGAGATTCTAACGCTACACATTCCGGTACATGATACGGAAAAGGCCGGTCTCGGTGTCAGTGTGAAAGGTAAAACCGGTTCTGGCAATAGTAGCAGTGGTAGCGCTGGAAGTAGTAAACACGATGGCGATTTGGGTATTTTTGTGAAGAGTGTTCTTCATGGTGGTGCTGCCAGTCGAGATGGGAGGCTGAAGATGAACGATCAGTTGCTGAGTGTGAACGGAGTGTCTCTGCTTGGGCAATCAAATGCCGAAGCGATGGATACTCTCCGGCGGGCAATACAGACGG GTGGAAGCAATCATCCGGGAAAGATCATTCTTACTGTGGCCCGTCGAATAGGTCGACCAGTAAGTACCGGTGAGCTGTTGGAAACAATCGATAATTCCAACTCTAGTGATCAATCCGGAGCGACTGTGATCTATCTTAGTCCGGACAAGCAACAGCAACCAGCTTCCGGTGagaagcaacagcagcagcagcagcacaaaCGCTACAGCAACCCGGTACTCGATCGGCTAACCGGTGGTCAATCCGGCAGCAACAGTAACAATAACCTCAATCCCTCAAGTGCCAGCGGCAGTACCAGTAACCAAAGACCCTCGCCACTGTCGAGTCACGGACTGCGCAACGAAAGTTACTACATGGCCACTAACGACAACTGGAGTCCGGCAGCGAATCTCAACGGTAGCCATGCGGTACTGATCGAAGAAGATCCGGAACCGACCTCACC AACCTTCCACTTGGCACGGCCTTCGGACGAAAACAACTCCACGTCCACCCCGAACGGGGACGTCACGTACGCAAGTCAACTTTCACTGGATACTAACCCACCGGCGGCGGATGCATTCAGCAGGGATGCCATCGGAAGGCGCTCTATGTCCGAGAAGCATCACGCCGCCCTGGATGCACGGGAAACTGGAACCTACCAGCGGAATAAGAAACTTCGCGAGGAACGAGAACGTGATAAAAAGATCGGTAATGGAGTTGGATCGGGATCCGTTGAGTCCGTAACTCAGATGGGTCGAATGAGTAGTTTGAAGGCAAAATCGGATCTGCGGGCGGAAGCTTTGGACCGATTGGGAGAGTTGGGCCCTTCGCTTGGTATGAAAAAATCTTCCAGCTTGGAGTCACTGCAAACGATGGTGCAGGAGATTCAAATGGCTGATGAACCACGGGGACCGACGGCGTTGCGAACACCGCGTGGACGTGGGCGGGAGGAGATCTTGAGGGCTGCCGTGGAACGACCACCGGAGACGC aagccAAAAAACATTGGTTGCTGGAAGATGCTGCACCGGATGTTGACTCGGGTGGTTTCGGGTCCCGTGGAAGCCCATTCCAGTCGTCTCTAAATGACGGTAAGAGTAAAATTCGTCACAAGAAAAACGGTCTTTTCCGAGGTATTGGTCACATGTTCCGGTTCGGTAAGCATCGAAAAGATGGAATAGCGCCCGCCAGTGATAACGTCCCGGCCGATTACACTGCTAGCTGGGGTGATGTTCCGATGAGTAACGGTGCGGTCAGCGCTCAGCATAAAACACAAACACTGACAGTGAAGAACACCAGCTCGAAAGCGGCAAGCTCCAATGGGGCAACGTCTATCGCAGGTTTACCCAACGGAATTGGATCCGCAGGCGGTGGTAGCAGCGGTGGTGCTAACAAAGACTCGAACAAGACTAACACAAATTCAATCGAACGATCTGCCAGCTCCGGGGTGGTAGTAAGTCAACCGCCCCTGTATCAACCGCCGCCACCGCCTCCGCACCAGAATGGCAGTACGATGCCAACCTCGATTCACCACACGGACGTGTTCAATCATCGCTATTCGCACTACGTCAACTACGAGGAACTGCAGCAGCAGATAAG TCGGcgtcatcatcattatcattcCCAAAGATCGGCCCGGAATACACCGCCGGTGGAACTTGCCATTCATCAGCACCAGCAGCAGCTAGCCCAGCATAAACTGAAACAATCCCGTCCAGTGTCCACCTACTATGACGGCGGCTATGAAACCATCCACCACAACGGAGGTGGTTCCCAGCGAAAATCCAGCCATCCATCGTCTCCATcgaaacagcaacaacaacaacagcaacaccaACAACAGAGTTCTTGGAACGGTACCGTGTCGTCGTCAACCAGTGGCAGTTTGGGTGCTGGTTATCAAAATCACGGTTCCATACGAAGTCGGGGTCCTTTCGTGACCCAAGTGCAAATTCAAAACCCGATGCCCTATCAGTGA